One region of Miscanthus floridulus cultivar M001 chromosome 19, ASM1932011v1, whole genome shotgun sequence genomic DNA includes:
- the LOC136529699 gene encoding phospholipase A1-Igamma1, chloroplastic-like, protein MMASSISSSPMSLPVGDRRPSLTLFQGQRRPPTGHRWFFSGNAALNMSQRRPRRSCHVVASVATTDRPAPLDVDRSSQPAETSRRSDDDGQLAARWREIHGNDHWEALLDPIDAVLCGELIRYGEFAQACYDSFDYDRFSPYCGSCRFPAKTFFQDAGLGGAGYEVTRYLYATCNDLKLPNFGGRNRKHKSAAADKLWSEMGTFIGYVAVSTDEETARLGRRDIVVSWRGTITRLEWVADLTANQKRLSEMGVPCPDPDVKVEMGFAELYTGKDAACRFCRYSAREQALAEVRKQVELYHGRGEQVSVTVTGHSLGSALAMLNAFDIAETGANASPDDGRKAPVCVFSFAGPRVGNLRFRERFERELGVRALRVVNVHDGVPKVPGVFFNEAAFPEAVLRAVDWLGAGGVYTHLGVPLALDHKVSPFLKETMDISCYHNLEAHLHLLDGFRGSGEGFQLRGRDPALVNKSADFLRDEHMVPPVWYQEENKGMVRTEDGRWVLPPRHRDIDEHPDDTDHHLQQLGLTAST, encoded by the coding sequence ATGATGGCATCCAGCATCTCTTCTAGCCCGATGAGCCTCCCCGTCGGCGACCGTCGGCCGTCGCTGACCCTCTTCCAAGGACAGCGGCGGCCTCCGACAGGGCACCGGTGGTTCTTCTCCGGTAACGCGGCGCTGAACATGTCGCAGCGCCGTCCTCGTCGTTCTTGCCATGTCGTCGCCTCGGTGGCCACAACCGACCGCCCGGCCCCTCTAGACGTGGACCGCAGCTCTCAGCCGGCGGAGACGTCCCGGCGCTCCGACGACGACGGGCAactggcggcgcggtggcggGAGATCCACGGCAACGACCACTGGGAGGCCCTGCTGGACCCCATCGACGCCGTGCTCTGCGGGGAGCTCATCCGTTACGGCGAGTTCGCGCAGGCGTGCTACGACAGCTTCGACTACGACCGCTTCTCGCCTTACTGCGGCAGCTGCAGGTTCCCGGCCAAGACCTTCTTCCAGGACGCCGGCCTCGGCGGCGCCGGCTACGAGGTCACCCGCTACCTCTACGCCACCTGCAACGACCTCAAGCTCCCCAACTTCGGGGGCCGGAACCGGAAGCACAAGTCCGCCGCCGCCGACAAGCTGTGGAGCGAGATGGGCACGTTCATCGGCTACGTGGCCGTGTCGACCGACGAGGAGACGGCGCGGCTCGGCCGCCGGGACATCGTCGTGTCGTGGCGCGGCACCATCACCCGGCTCGAGTGGGTGGCCGACCTGACGGCCAACCAGAAGCGGCTGAGCGAGATGGGCGTCCCGTGCCCGGACCCCGACGTGAAGGTGGAGATGGGGTTCGCGGAGCTGTACACGGGCAAGGACGCGGCCTGCCGTTTCTGCCGGTACTCGGCGCGGGAGCAGGCGCTCGCCGAGGTGCGCAAGCAGGTGGAGCTGTACCACGGCAGGGGCGAGCAGGTGAGCGTGACGGTCACCGGCCACAGCCTGGGCAGCGCGCTGGCGATGCTCAACGCCTTCGACATCGCGGAGACGGGCGCGAACGCGTCGCCGGACGACGGCAGGAAGGCGCCGGTGTGCGTGTTCTCCTTCGCGGGACCGCGCGTCGGAAACCTCAGGTTCCGGGAGCGGTTCGAGCGGGAGCTCGGCGTGCGGGCGCTGCGCGTCGTCAACGTGCACGACGGCGTGCCCAAAGTGCCCGGCGTGTTCTTCAACGAGGCGGCGTTCCCGGAGGCGGTGCTGCGGGCGGTGGACTGGCTGGGCGCTGGCGGCGTGTACACGCACCTGGGCGTCCCTCTGGCGCTGGACCACAAGGTGTCGCCGTTCCTCAAGGAGACCATGGACATCTCGTGCTACCACAACCTGGAGGCGCACCTGCACCTTCTCGATGGCTTCCGTGGCTCCGGCGAGGGGTTCCAGCTCCGCGGGAGAGACCCCGCGCTGGTGAACAAGTCGGCAGATTTCCTCCGCGATGAGCACATGGTGCCGCCCGTGTGGTACCAGGAGGAGAACAAGGGCATGGTCAGGACGGAGGACGGACGGTGGGTGCTGCCGCCGCGCCATAGGGACATCGACGAGCACCCGGATGACACTGACCATCACCTCCAGCAGCTCGGTCTCACCGCATCAACCTAG